In Paludibaculum fermentans, the genomic stretch GGGTGATGGCGGGCCTGACCGGCGTGGTGCTGGGTAACACCAGAGTGTTTGCGGGGTCGGATGCGAGCAATTCGAGCCTGTTGGCGAACCTCAACTCCACCTCCAATGCCGCGATTTTCGGCTATCTGCTGGCGATCCGCGATCACGAACTGGCGCACGTGGCGGCGCTGCGCTCCACCATTACGAAGCTGGGCGGCACACCGGTTGAGGCGTGCAGCTACCGGTTCGACGCGGTCACATCCTTTGAGACGTTTCTGCAGATCGCGCAGGCGCTGGAGAACACGGGCGTGTCCGCCTACGACGGGGCCATCAACCGCATCACGGACAAGAACCTGCTGCAAACGGCGGCGACGATTGCCACTGTGGAAGCCCGGCACGCGGCCTATCTCAACCTGTTGAATGCGGGCGCATTCTCTTACGACGGAGTGACCGACCCAATGGGCATGCCCTCTACTCCGGGCGTCAGCTCTTCGCCCTTCCCGAGCGCTTTCGACACGCCGTTGTCGCAGAGCCAGATCCTGGCGGTGGCGGGGCCGTTCCTGGGTACCTGCTCCACGCCCCTGCCTGCGCAAGCCGCCATTGCGACGTTCTCCCCCGTGATTCCGTCCGTGATCACGAGTTCTTCCTTTATGTTGATGGCGACTCCTTCGTCGCCCGTCGTCCAACCCGCCAAGTACCAATACAGCGTTGCGCCGGGCGGCAAGGTTCCGGCGATTCTGCAGGCGGAGGGCAGTTCCCAGGCGAACATTCAATTCGTCAATGGGCCTGGTTTCTACAACCTGATGTTGAGCATCACCGATGGAAATGGCGTGGTGACGTCGATGCCCGTGACGTTGAACTACCAGCCATAGCCGGAGCGTGGTGTTTCCGTTTGAGCGGATCTGGCCGGCCGATCGTAAGCCGGCCAGATCGCATGGGCTGTGGAGGCTCCGCGGCACTGGGTGGACGGCTTCTTCTTCCAGGTAATGCTGCAGAACGACGCAGTCCTGGGCGGTGAGGAGGGCGGCAGGGACATCGACGATGCCGGCGCCGAGCGGAAGGGTGTCGTCTTTCAGGCCGGTGTCCGTTTCTACCGCTTCGAGGGTGTTCTTGCCCAGAAGCCGGGCGGTCCCGATGTGCCCTACTCGCCCCGGCAGGGCGTCGCGCGTCAGTTGGCGGCTGGGCGCTCGATGTGTTCCACGGTGTATACCGACAATGTGTCTTGTTGCCGTTTTAGTTCGAGACCAAGTTTTCGTAGGACATCGAAGATGGTGGGGAGGCCGGCGAACGGATTCACGGCTGTGGCCGTGGTGTTGGGGGGCGGAGGGGGGAGGCGCATGGGGACCCAGCCTTCGGTATTCACGGTGAACAGCCCGCTGAGTGCTGAGCGGTTCACGACCGGCAAGCCGGTCCAGTTGGCGATGTAATGCGCAAGATCGTCCATATCGATGGCCTTCGCATTCAGGGGATGACCCAAGCCACCGACGAAGTTATGGCAAGCATCGGGACCAGTTTGGAAGGCGCAGCCTTTCCCGGCGATCGGTGACTTCTGGAGCCTCGGGCCTCCGCTGGCTATGGTGAGTGCATAGACCGGCATCGTTCTGTTCTCCACCCGCAGCACGAGTTGGAAACGGCCGGCGAGGAGCTCGCGGACCATTTGCTGAACCCGGCTTCGCGCTTCGCCTTCGGGAAGACCGGGCGGGACGGCGTTGGCGGGCGCTTTCGCTTCGATGTCGTACTTCTCCCGAAGGGCCCATTCGGGCAGGTTCGAAAGACGCGGCGATGGGTTGGACGGCACGTCGTAGGCGTAACTCAGCAGGGCATTCACAGAGACCGCGCTTCCCGTGAGGTTTCCGCCAGGCAGCACTCGCATGCGCGCGCCGGGTGGGTTGGCGGAGAGAGCCGGTTTGATGGTGATCGTGGCGAATGCCGGCGACTGAGCGATGGCCGGCAGAGCCACGAGCGAGTAGATGACCGCTTGGGCGAGTGGTGACATGGTCCAGCCCCTATGGCCGGATTGGACGGCCTCAGCGCGGAGTTTGTTCCCTGCGTCAGTTCTCTGCAGGAGGAGATTCAGCTGGGTGTGGCAGCGCCCCCATCACAGCCCTGCGAGATCTTCAGGTCGCGAGTTCAATGGTCGAGGTCCGCATAGATCGCGACGAGGCCAGAGGCGCGGGGCATTACGCCTGGTCCTTCCGGGGCAGGTTCTTCCTGGGTTTCCTGGTTCCGGGCTTAGCTTGCGGAGATTGGGCTGGGATCGCCAAACCGGGTTCCTCCTGGTGCGGGTTGTTTGCCGCGACCTTCCGTTTTGGTGCTCTCGTTTTCGGCTCGAGATTCAGGTCCTGGAGCTTCCGCCCCAGGACATCGTCGGCGGCAATTGCGGCGAGATCGTTCTCCAGACGAAGCGCCTGTAGCACGCGCGCATAGATGCCCAGGGCGACAGCGGGATCGCCGCGCTCCACTCGATACAACGTCTTGCGGGTGATGCCCGCTCGCTCAGCCACGGTTTCCAGTGAATGCGCGCGCCGCAGTCGAGCCATCCGGATGTTTTCCCCCAGGCTGGTGACCAACCGAGCCAGCCGC encodes the following:
- a CDS encoding TIGR03435 family protein, translating into MSPLAQAVIYSLVALPAIAQSPAFATITIKPALSANPPGARMRVLPGGNLTGSAVSVNALLSYAYDVPSNPSPRLSNLPEWALREKYDIEAKAPANAVPPGLPEGEARSRVQQMVRELLAGRFQLVLRVENRTMPVYALTIASGGPRLQKSPIAGKGCAFQTGPDACHNFVGGLGHPLNAKAIDMDDLAHYIANWTGLPVVNRSALSGLFTVNTEGWVPMRLPPPPPNTTATAVNPFAGLPTIFDVLRKLGLELKRQQDTLSVYTVEHIERPAAN
- a CDS encoding ferritin-like domain-containing protein: MNQNTVRVPASEFVAPKSRRFFMAACAVVGGASAVTLLPGQTAVTASQADLDVLNYALTLEYLEASFYTQFLGAPATGVMAGLTGVVLGNTRVFAGSDASNSSLLANLNSTSNAAIFGYLLAIRDHELAHVAALRSTITKLGGTPVEACSYRFDAVTSFETFLQIAQALENTGVSAYDGAINRITDKNLLQTAATIATVEARHAAYLNLLNAGAFSYDGVTDPMGMPSTPGVSSSPFPSAFDTPLSQSQILAVAGPFLGTCSTPLPAQAAIATFSPVIPSVITSSSFMLMATPSSPVVQPAKYQYSVAPGGKVPAILQAEGSSQANIQFVNGPGFYNLMLSITDGNGVVTSMPVTLNYQP
- a CDS encoding helix-turn-helix domain-containing protein produces the protein MPRTTPSLLPRLARLVTSLGENIRMARLRRAHSLETVAERAGITRKTLYRVERGDPAVALGIYARVLQALRLENDLAAIAADDVLGRKLQDLNLEPKTRAPKRKVAANNPHQEEPGLAIPAQSPQAKPGTRKPRKNLPRKDQA